In Brassica rapa cultivar Chiifu-401-42 chromosome A06, CAAS_Brap_v3.01, whole genome shotgun sequence, a single window of DNA contains:
- the LOC103873680 gene encoding uncharacterized protein LOC103873680, which translates to MRKVVVVDGTFLQGKYKGTLLIASAQDGNFQIFPVAFAIVDTENDESWKWFFRQLSCVISDDERLAIISDRHKSIGKAIAHVYSTAGVCTYHLYKNVLLKFRGRELFGLVKKAANSYKPSDFETIFDEIKALHPALHGYLQKADVRKWARAHFPGDRYNLNTTNIAESINKVLSDARSLPVVRLIEAIRQMMTRWFSSRKIDANSMKTTLTRGVEKLLEGRVPYAKTLCVQQIDIHQYQVSTAEATKLSTISLCHPYYLTNYLYNAYSVAVMPRDADTPVPNNVAGKICLPSEVRQPPGRPKNSRMKSWFEKGENKKRPRKEHKCSICNQVGHNCKTCPVG; encoded by the exons ATGAGGAAGGTTGTTGTGGTCGATGGCACATTCTTGCAAGGAAAGTACAAAGGGACTCTACTAATTGCATCAGCACAGGATGGCAACTTTCAAATATTTCCAGTAGCATTTGCGATAGTCGATACTGAAAATGATGAATCATGGAAGTGGTTTTTCAGACAACTCAGCTGTGTGATTTCAGATGATGAAAGGCTTGCTATTATTTCTGATAGGCACAAATCAATTGGAAAAGCAATAGCCCATGTATATTCAACTGCGGGAGTTTGCACTTATCACTTGTATAAGAATGTCTTGTTAAAGTTTAGAGGCCGCGAGTTGTTTGGCTTGGTTAAAAAGGCAGCTAATTCATACAAGCCTTCAGATTTTGAAACCATATTCGATGAGATCAAAGCACTGCACCCGGCATTACATGGTTATTTACAGAAAGCAGATGTACGCAAGTGGGCGAGAGCTCATTTCCCTGGTGATAGGTACAACTTGAATACGACCAATATAGCTGAATCTATCAACAAAGTGCTTTCAGATGCAAGGAGTTTGCCGGTTGTAAGACTTATAGAAGCAATAAGGCAAATGATGACGCGCTGGTTTTCGTCACGTAAAATTGATGCAAATTCAATGAAAACAACTCTAACTCGTGGAGTAGAGAAGCTTTTAGAG GGCCGTGTACCTTATGCTAAGACGCTGTGCGTGCAACAGATAGATATTCATCAATATCAGGTGTCAA CAGCTGAAGCGACAAAGTTATCAACCATTTCATTGTGTCATCCATACTATCTTACAAACTATCTGTACAACGCTTACTCTGTGGCAGTAATGCCGAGAGATGCTGATACACCAGTCCCTAATAATGTCGCAGGAAAAATTTGTTTGCCTTCCGAGGTTCGCCAACCACCAGGGAGACCCAAAAATTCAAGAATGAAGTCTTGGTTTGAGAAAGGTGAAAATAAGAAACGACCAAGAAAAGAGCACAAATGTTCGATTTGTAATCAAGTTGGTCACAATTGCAAAACATGTCCTGTTGGTTAG
- the LOC103873511 gene encoding membrane steroid-binding protein 2: MMMVVVQLWETLKETIKAYTGLSPAAFFTVLALAFAVYHVVSGFFASPEEHRPRSAEVYPQSEPLPPPVQLGEITEEELKQYDGSDSKKPLLMAIKGQIYDVSQSRMFYGPGGPYALFAGKDASRALAKMSFEENDLTGDISGLGPFELDALQDWEYKFMSKYVKVGTIQKKDEEGKEKTEDSTNTGEEASATTVGETSRSVEEKTIQTIEKKDVADGDAAKEE, from the exons atgatgatggtggtggttCAACTATGGGAGACGCTCAAGGAAACCATTAAAGCTTACACTGGACTCTCCCCCGCTGCGTTTTTCACCGTCTTAGCTCTCGCTTTCGCCGTCTACCATGTCGTCTCCGGTTTCTTCGCCTCTCCCGAGGAACACCGCCCTCGTTCTGCGGAGGTTTACCCGCAGTCAGAGCCTCTTCCGCCGCCGGTTCAGCTCGGGGAAATCACGGAGGAGGAGCTTAAGCAGTATGACGGTTCCGATTCTAAAAAGCCCCTTCTCATGGCGATCAAAGGCCAGATCTACGATGTTTCCCAGAGCAG GATGTTCTATGGACCAGGTGGACCTTACGCTCTGTTTGCAGGGAAAGATGCAAGCCGAGCTTTGGCAAAGATGTCCTTTGAGGAGAACGATTTGACCGGAGACATCTCGGGTCTCGGTCCTTTTGAGCTAGATGCGTTACAAGACTGGGAGTACAAGTTCATGAGCAAGTATGTCAAAGTCGGGACCATTCAGAAGAAGGATGAAGAAGGTAAAGAAAAAACAGAAGATTCTACAAACACTGGAGAAGAAGCTTCGGCTACTACTGTTGGCGAAACTTCCAGAAGCGTTGAAGAGAAAACAATACAAACCATCGAGAAGAAGGATGTTGCAGATGGCGATGCTGCAAAGGAAGAGTAA
- the LOC103873510 gene encoding fasciclin-like arabinogalactan protein 2, giving the protein MAYLRRAATALILIMQLFTLSNAHNITKILAKDPEFSTFNHYLSATHLADEINRRQTITVLAVDNSAMNSILSKGYSLYTIRNILSLHVLVDYFGAKKLHQITDGSTSTASMFQSTGSATGTSGYVNITDIKGGKVAFGVQEDDSRLTAHYVKSIFEKAYNISVLHISQVLTSPEAEAPTASPSDLILTTILEKQGCKAFSDMLKSTGADKTFQDTVDGGLTVFCPSDSAVGKFAPKFKALSAANKTALVLYHGMPVYQSLQMLRSGNGAVNTLATEGNNKFDFTVQNDGEDVTLETDVVTAKIMGTLKDQEPLIIYKVDKVLLPREIYKAVKAAAPAPKSSKHKPKNAEADGPSADAPGDDDGEVADDKNGAIYVMMVSRSSVFVSAIVWLCFGVWLM; this is encoded by the coding sequence ATGGCTTATCTCCGGCGAGCGGCCACCGCATTGATCCTCATTATGCAACTCTTCACTCTCTCAAACGCCCACAACATAACCAAAATCTTGGCCAAAGACCCTGAATTCTCCACTTTCAACCACTACCTCTCAGCCACTCATCTGGCCGACGAGATCAACCGCCGTCAAACCATCACCGTCTTGGCGGTTGACAACTCAGCAATGAACTCTATCCTCTCCAAAGGCTACTCACTCTACACAATCCGCAACATTCTCTCCCTCCACGTCCTTGTCGATTACTTCGGCGCCAAGAAGCTTCACCAGATCACTGACGGCTCCACTTCCACCGCCTCCATGTTCCAGTCCACCGGATCCGCCACGGGAACTTCCGGTTACGTCAACATCACCGACATAAAAGGCGGGAAAGTTGCTTTCGGTGTCCAGGAAGACGACAGCAGACTCACGGCTCACTACGTCAAGTCCATCTTCGAGAAGGCTTACAACATCTCCGTTCTTCACATCAGCCAAGTCTTGACCTCGCCGGAAGCAGAGGCTCCGACCGCCAGCCCTAGCGATCTCATCCTCACCACGATTCTCGAAAAGCAAGGATGCAAAGCTTTCTCCGACATGTTGAAATCCACCGGAGCCGACAAGACGTTTCAGGACACCGTCGACGGAGGCTTGACGGTGTTCTGTCCTTCCGACAGCGCTGTCGGAAAGTTCGCGCCCAAGTTCAAAGCCCTCTCCGCGGCGAACAAGACGGCGTTGGTGTTGTACCATGGCATGCCGGTTTACCAATCGCTGCAGATGCTTAGATCAGGTAACGGCGCCGTTAACACGTTGGCGACTGAAGGCAACAACAAGTTTGACTTCACCGTTCAGAACGACGGAGAGGACGTGACGCTTGAGACGGACGTTGTGACGGCGAAGATCATGGGGACGTTGAAGGATCAAGAGCCGTTGATCATCTACAAGGTGGACAAAGTTTTGCTGCCGAGAGAGATCTACAAGGCTGTTAAGGCGGCCGCTCCGGCTCCTAAGTCAAGTAAGCACAAGCCTAAGAACGCGGAGGCTGATGGACCAAGCGCTGATGCTCCGGGAGATGATGACGGTGAGGTTGCTGATGATAAAAACGGTGCCATTTATGTGATGATGGTTTCAAGAAGCAGTGTTTTTGTGTCGGCGATTGTCTGGCTCTGTTTTGGTGTTTGGCTCATGTGA